In Halosegnis marinus, one genomic interval encodes:
- a CDS encoding penicillin acylase family protein, protein MDSLRGAAVSVVALAILVSAAVGGGGYLSLAAPASGDAWAPAYGANDGSVGEQATRAVAGARTVESPYGPATVRIDDDGVPHIEAESEGALYYAVGYVQARDRLFQMDIQRRLMRGQTAEIAGEAAVESDRFYRQMGFADAAEASWDEVEGTAAGDAVEAYTAGVNTYIDTGELPTEFRLNDYEPDEWTPTDSLLVGKLIAWQLTGDFRDAETATIRDTFGNASDLYPERLDHDATIMDRSQGGEVTPDGARAAVSGRAGDFSELYESLSGFERDLGIGSNSWVVSGEHTADGAPIVANDPHLSLQAPPVWYEMHLETGDMNTRGVAFPGLPFTVIGRTENVSWGFTNVGADQTDLYTFARPSEDTYVYGNETREIQREVETIEVAGAEDVEVTIERTVKGPLLEREGQEVAVSWLGLTGTREAMAVYDLNRAEDLDDVREALRRFDTPTQNIVAADRNGGTLFRITGKYPYRYTDGERVAGNLPFNATEGEGEWRGWVPYGETDWNATGAFVPYNEVPHVDDPDVLATANQRTTDAPGFYLAYSERYADPYRGERIYQRLEARVDSGEPVTAAFMQELQRDTRSLAADGYVPEILDARSEMSAEVRAEADTLEGWDSRLSRDSRAALLYALFREEVRNATLYDEFHLEGLDSGYYPHHYALQQLPDDSRWFDDTRTPETETRADVYAEAFARAVERAEREGWETYGDYNVVALDHPFPVGFLDYPELATDGGPFTVSNFRVTSDAGSSWRMVVAGDESYGVIPGGQSGNPYSPHYDDQLDDWANGRYHAIPTEASGPVVIRFVGGEDE, encoded by the coding sequence ATGGATTCCCTCCGAGGCGCGGCGGTTTCCGTCGTCGCGCTCGCGATACTCGTCTCCGCGGCCGTCGGGGGCGGCGGCTACCTCTCGCTGGCCGCGCCCGCCAGCGGCGACGCGTGGGCCCCCGCCTACGGCGCGAACGACGGGAGCGTGGGCGAACAGGCGACCCGCGCCGTCGCCGGGGCACGGACCGTCGAGTCCCCCTACGGCCCGGCGACCGTCCGCATCGACGACGACGGCGTACCCCACATCGAGGCCGAGAGCGAGGGCGCGCTCTACTACGCCGTCGGCTACGTCCAGGCGCGCGACAGGCTGTTCCAGATGGACATCCAGCGCCGGCTGATGCGCGGGCAGACGGCCGAGATAGCCGGCGAGGCGGCCGTCGAGTCCGACCGCTTCTACCGGCAGATGGGCTTCGCCGACGCCGCCGAGGCGTCGTGGGACGAGGTCGAGGGGACGGCCGCTGGCGACGCCGTCGAGGCGTACACCGCGGGCGTGAACACCTACATCGACACGGGCGAGCTCCCGACGGAGTTCCGGCTCAACGACTACGAGCCCGACGAGTGGACCCCGACCGACTCGCTGCTGGTGGGCAAACTCATCGCGTGGCAGCTGACGGGTGACTTCCGGGACGCCGAGACGGCGACGATCCGCGACACCTTCGGGAACGCTTCGGACCTCTACCCCGAGCGGTTGGACCACGACGCGACCATAATGGATCGCTCGCAGGGCGGCGAGGTCACGCCCGACGGGGCGCGGGCCGCCGTCTCGGGCCGTGCGGGGGACTTCTCGGAGCTGTACGAGTCGCTGTCCGGCTTCGAGCGGGACCTCGGCATCGGCTCGAACTCGTGGGTCGTCTCGGGCGAGCACACCGCGGACGGCGCGCCCATCGTGGCGAACGACCCGCACCTCTCGCTGCAGGCCCCGCCCGTCTGGTACGAGATGCACCTCGAAACCGGCGATATGAACACCCGCGGCGTCGCGTTCCCCGGCCTCCCCTTCACCGTCATCGGGCGGACGGAGAACGTCTCGTGGGGCTTCACCAACGTCGGGGCCGACCAGACGGACCTCTACACGTTCGCCCGGCCGAGCGAGGACACCTACGTGTACGGGAACGAGACGCGGGAGATACAGCGCGAGGTCGAGACCATCGAGGTGGCCGGCGCCGAGGACGTGGAGGTGACGATAGAGCGCACCGTGAAGGGGCCGTTACTGGAGCGCGAGGGGCAGGAGGTGGCCGTCTCGTGGCTCGGCCTCACCGGGACGCGCGAGGCGATGGCCGTCTACGACCTGAACCGCGCCGAGGACCTCGACGACGTGCGCGAGGCGCTCCGGCGGTTCGACACCCCGACCCAGAACATCGTCGCGGCCGACCGGAACGGCGGGACGCTGTTCCGCATCACCGGCAAGTACCCGTACCGCTACACCGACGGCGAGCGCGTGGCGGGGAACCTCCCGTTCAACGCCACCGAGGGCGAGGGCGAGTGGCGCGGCTGGGTCCCCTACGGCGAGACGGACTGGAACGCGACGGGCGCCTTCGTCCCGTACAACGAGGTGCCCCACGTCGACGACCCGGACGTGCTCGCCACGGCGAACCAGCGCACGACGGACGCGCCGGGCTTCTACCTCGCGTACAGCGAGCGGTACGCCGACCCCTACCGGGGCGAGCGCATCTACCAGCGGCTCGAGGCCCGCGTCGATTCCGGCGAGCCGGTGACCGCGGCGTTCATGCAGGAGCTCCAGCGCGACACCCGCTCGCTCGCGGCGGACGGCTACGTGCCGGAGATACTCGACGCGCGCTCGGAGATGTCCGCCGAGGTGCGCGCCGAGGCCGACACGCTGGAGGGGTGGGACAGCCGCCTCTCGCGCGACTCGCGGGCGGCCCTGCTGTACGCGCTGTTCCGCGAGGAGGTGCGCAACGCCACGCTGTACGACGAGTTCCACCTGGAGGGGCTCGACTCGGGCTACTACCCGCACCACTACGCGCTCCAGCAGCTGCCCGACGACAGCCGGTGGTTCGACGATACGCGTACCCCGGAGACCGAAACGCGCGCCGACGTGTACGCCGAGGCGTTCGCCCGCGCCGTCGAGCGCGCAGAGCGCGAGGGGTGGGAGACGTACGGCGACTACAACGTCGTCGCGCTCGACCACCCGTTCCCGGTCGGCTTCCTCGACTACCCCGAACTGGCGACCGACGGCGGGCCGTTCACCGTCTCGAACTTCCGGGTGACCTCCGACGCCGGCTCCTCGTGGCGGATGGTCGTCGCGGGCGACGAGTCGTACGGGGTCATCCCGGGCGGGCAGTCGGGCAATCCCTACTCCCCGCACTACGACGACCAGCTCGACGACTGGGCGAACGGCCGCTATCACGCCATCCCGACGGAGGCGTCCGGTCCCGTGGTCATCCGGTTCGTCGGGGGTGAGGACGAATGA
- a CDS encoding HAD-IIA family hydrolase: MDYEGVVVDLDGTVYRGERVLDGAAGAIERFRAMGLGVLFVTNNPTRSPAGYVERLAGLGIEADASAVLSAGAVTAEHLADRHAGDEVFLIGSDGLRGMVTDAGVALTDEPDAADVLVTSHTYDFDYRDLTEGMWALDGADAFYGTDPDLTYPDGDGREYPGSGAITRAVAGVAEREPDRVLGKPSSVMVNLVTERLGCPPQRCLVVGDGLDTDIAMGERAGMTTVLVRTGRHDDGDAARADVTPDHVVGSLGDVPDLLA, encoded by the coding sequence ATGGACTACGAGGGGGTCGTCGTCGACCTCGACGGCACCGTCTACCGCGGCGAGCGCGTGCTCGACGGCGCGGCGGGGGCCATCGAGCGGTTCCGGGCGATGGGACTCGGCGTGCTGTTCGTGACGAACAACCCGACGCGCTCGCCCGCGGGCTACGTGGAACGGCTCGCGGGGCTGGGCATCGAGGCCGACGCGTCGGCGGTGCTCTCCGCCGGGGCGGTCACGGCCGAACACCTCGCCGACCGCCACGCCGGCGACGAGGTGTTTCTGATCGGTTCCGACGGTCTCCGGGGGATGGTGACCGACGCGGGCGTCGCACTCACCGACGAGCCGGACGCCGCCGACGTGCTCGTCACCTCCCACACCTACGACTTCGACTACCGCGACCTCACCGAGGGGATGTGGGCGCTCGACGGCGCGGACGCCTTCTACGGGACGGACCCGGACCTGACCTACCCGGACGGCGACGGCAGGGAGTACCCCGGGAGCGGGGCCATCACGCGGGCCGTGGCCGGCGTCGCGGAGCGCGAACCCGACCGCGTGCTCGGCAAGCCGTCGTCGGTGATGGTGAACCTCGTGACCGAGCGGCTGGGCTGTCCCCCCCAACGGTGTCTCGTGGTGGGCGACGGCCTCGACACCGACATCGCGATGGGTGAGCGCGCGGGGATGACGACGGTCCTGGTCCGGACGGGCAGACACGACGACGGGGACGCCGCGCGCGCCGACGTGACGCCCGACCACGTCGTCGGGTCGCTGGGCGACGTGCCGGACCTCTTGGCGTAG
- the rbcL gene encoding type III ribulose-bisphosphate carboxylase, with protein MGIQYDDFLDTAYSPAADDLRCTFRIVPASDMSMEAAAARVASESSNGTWAALDVETDVSRLSAVAYALRDDGTVKVAYPADLFEDGNLAQVLSCIAGNIMGMKAVESIRLEDCEWPAALAEDFPGPRYGSAVKHRLLDAGDRPALATVPKPKVGLPPEAHAQVGYDAWMGGVDLLKDDENLTDQSFNPFEERVTRSFDRADEAESETGDRKDYLVNITAETDEMVRRAEFVADHGGRFVMVDIVTAGWSALQTVRERTDDLDLAIHAHRAMHAAFDRLPHHGVSMRCLAQFARLAGVDHLHTGTAGFGKLANEDTVGINAWLRSDLHGLADVLPVASGGLHPGIVDSVLDETGGDVMIQAGGGIHGHPDGTRAGAEAFRAAAEAWVEGESPDERAEEVPALRVALDKWGTETPR; from the coding sequence ATGGGAATCCAGTACGACGACTTCCTCGACACCGCGTACAGCCCCGCGGCCGACGACCTCCGGTGTACGTTCCGTATCGTGCCGGCGTCGGACATGTCGATGGAGGCCGCCGCCGCCCGGGTCGCCAGCGAGTCCTCCAACGGGACGTGGGCCGCGCTCGACGTGGAGACGGACGTGTCGCGGCTCTCCGCGGTCGCCTACGCGCTGCGCGACGACGGCACCGTGAAGGTCGCCTACCCGGCTGACCTGTTCGAGGACGGCAACCTCGCGCAGGTGCTGTCGTGTATCGCCGGCAACATCATGGGGATGAAGGCGGTCGAGTCCATCCGGCTGGAGGACTGCGAGTGGCCCGCCGCGCTGGCCGAGGACTTCCCCGGCCCGCGCTACGGGAGCGCGGTCAAGCACCGCCTGCTCGACGCCGGCGACCGCCCGGCGCTCGCCACCGTCCCGAAGCCGAAGGTCGGCCTCCCCCCGGAGGCGCACGCGCAGGTCGGCTACGACGCGTGGATGGGCGGCGTGGACCTGCTGAAGGACGACGAGAACCTCACGGACCAGTCGTTCAACCCCTTCGAGGAGCGCGTGACGCGGTCGTTCGACCGCGCCGACGAGGCCGAGTCCGAGACGGGCGACCGGAAGGACTACCTCGTGAACATCACCGCCGAGACGGACGAGATGGTCCGGCGCGCCGAGTTCGTCGCCGACCACGGCGGCCGCTTCGTCATGGTGGACATCGTCACCGCCGGCTGGTCCGCGCTCCAGACGGTCCGGGAGCGCACCGACGACCTCGACCTCGCCATCCACGCCCACCGGGCGATGCACGCCGCGTTCGACCGCCTCCCTCACCACGGCGTCTCGATGCGCTGTCTCGCCCAGTTCGCGCGCCTCGCCGGCGTGGACCACCTCCACACCGGGACGGCCGGCTTCGGGAAACTGGCGAACGAGGACACCGTCGGCATCAACGCGTGGCTCCGTTCGGACCTCCACGGCCTCGCCGACGTGCTGCCCGTCGCCTCCGGCGGCCTCCACCCCGGCATCGTGGACAGCGTGCTGGACGAGACGGGCGGCGACGTGATGATACAGGCCGGCGGCGGCATCCACGGCCACCCGGACGGGACCCGCGCCGGCGCGGAGGCGTTCCGCGCGGCCGCCGAGGCGTGGGTCGAGGGCGAGTCGCCCGACGAGCGCGCCGAGGAGGTCCCGGCGCTCCGCGTCGCGCTCGACAAGTGGGGAACCGAAACCCCGCGATAG
- a CDS encoding acyl-CoA dehydrogenase family protein encodes MSSDPVDYGRLDAGRDCNYWTLDPTLRYEARRVLPEGEREWSLDTLSAFGDAVGHGFADRSDRIDRHPPELHTYDADGEVVNEVEYHPDQFENERVAYDEFRLTHDAFHAPPGREERAGFTHTLFMQALLSYADVGFTCPASMTTGAAVALEAADETDDPVLGEYFRRLTSADYDDHIEGAMFLTEKQGGSDVGTNEVRAEPREDGTYALHGEKWFCSNIDAQGALVLARTPDAPEGTAGLSLFLVPREVDGERNDALFRRLKDKLGTLSVPTGEIEYRGATGYLVGEEGAGFKLMAEMMNYERLTNATGALGVMGRALLEAKVRAADREAFGKRLDEHALMRRDLAELTVEYEAAAAFSFEAARQYDEWKRGDAGPDSDAFKLFRLLVPVAKYRTARDSVSVASYCMEVLGGNGYVRDATTPRLLRDTQVLPIWEGASNVISLDVLRVLNREAAHEALFPFVEDLLAVEHDALAALADEVRGSFRDLQTALGTLATEDADYAQYHAKELADLIYDVVAAALLVSEADTELGNGDARKALVAELFVDEHLRADGTRGIASGGRFGDEHFDALARYASVDPGVLDGAAAPADD; translated from the coding sequence ATGTCCTCCGACCCTGTCGATTACGGCCGGCTCGACGCGGGCCGCGACTGCAACTACTGGACGCTCGACCCGACTCTCCGGTACGAGGCGCGGCGGGTGCTCCCCGAGGGCGAGCGCGAGTGGTCGCTCGACACGCTCTCGGCGTTCGGCGACGCCGTCGGGCACGGGTTCGCCGACCGCTCGGACCGTATCGACCGCCACCCGCCCGAACTCCACACCTACGACGCCGACGGCGAGGTCGTAAACGAGGTGGAGTACCACCCCGACCAGTTCGAGAACGAGCGCGTCGCCTACGACGAGTTCCGGCTGACTCACGACGCCTTCCACGCCCCGCCGGGCCGCGAGGAGCGCGCCGGCTTCACGCACACGCTGTTCATGCAGGCGCTGCTCTCCTATGCGGACGTGGGGTTCACCTGCCCCGCGTCGATGACGACGGGCGCGGCCGTCGCGCTCGAAGCGGCTGACGAGACGGACGACCCCGTGCTGGGCGAGTACTTCCGCCGGCTGACGAGCGCCGACTACGACGACCACATCGAGGGCGCGATGTTCCTCACCGAGAAGCAGGGCGGCTCCGACGTGGGGACCAACGAGGTCCGGGCGGAGCCGCGGGAGGACGGCACCTACGCGCTCCACGGCGAGAAGTGGTTCTGCTCGAACATCGACGCGCAGGGGGCGCTCGTGCTCGCGCGCACGCCCGACGCGCCGGAGGGCACGGCCGGGCTGTCGCTGTTCCTCGTCCCGCGCGAGGTCGACGGCGAGCGCAACGACGCGCTGTTCCGGCGGCTGAAGGACAAACTCGGGACGCTCTCCGTGCCGACGGGCGAGATCGAGTACCGCGGCGCGACCGGCTACCTCGTCGGCGAGGAGGGGGCCGGGTTCAAGCTCATGGCGGAGATGATGAACTACGAGCGGCTGACGAACGCGACCGGCGCGCTCGGCGTGATGGGCCGCGCCCTGCTGGAGGCGAAGGTCCGCGCGGCCGACCGCGAGGCGTTCGGCAAGCGACTGGACGAGCACGCGCTGATGCGCCGCGACCTCGCGGAACTCACGGTCGAGTACGAGGCCGCGGCGGCGTTCTCCTTCGAGGCCGCGCGACAGTACGACGAATGGAAACGCGGGGACGCCGGGCCCGACTCGGACGCGTTCAAGCTGTTCCGCCTGCTCGTCCCCGTCGCCAAGTACCGGACGGCCCGCGACTCGGTCTCGGTCGCCTCCTACTGCATGGAGGTGCTCGGCGGCAACGGCTACGTGCGCGACGCGACGACGCCGCGCCTGCTGCGCGACACGCAGGTGCTCCCCATCTGGGAGGGCGCGTCGAACGTCATCTCGCTCGACGTGTTGCGCGTGTTGAACCGCGAGGCCGCCCACGAGGCGCTGTTCCCGTTCGTCGAGGACCTGCTCGCCGTCGAACACGACGCGCTCGCCGCGCTCGCCGACGAGGTACGGGGGTCGTTCCGCGACCTGCAGACGGCGCTCGGGACGCTCGCGACCGAGGACGCCGACTACGCGCAGTACCACGCGAAGGAACTGGCCGACCTCATCTACGACGTGGTCGCGGCCGCCCTGCTCGTGAGCGAGGCCGACACGGAACTCGGAAACGGCGACGCGCGGAAGGCGCTCGTCGCGGAACTGTTCGTCGACGAGCACCTGCGCGCGGACGGGACGCGCGGCATCGCGTCGGGCGGGCGGTTCGGCGACGAGCACTTCGACGCGCTGGCCCGGTACGCGAGCGTGGACCCGGGCGTCCTCGACGGCGCGGCCGCGCCCGCCGACGACTGA
- a CDS encoding MTH865 family protein yields the protein MADKEELREQMTEAFENADYPINSPMDLVPALPNGPGTKFESGDFSMTAMELNTKLGGGDFPYESVDAFVDDVLENLESQDLI from the coding sequence ATGGCAGACAAGGAGGAACTCCGCGAGCAGATGACGGAAGCGTTCGAGAACGCCGACTACCCCATCAACAGCCCCATGGACCTCGTCCCCGCGCTCCCGAACGGCCCGGGCACGAAGTTCGAGTCCGGCGACTTCTCGATGACGGCGATGGAGCTCAACACGAAGCTCGGCGGCGGGGACTTCCCGTACGAGTCCGTCGACGCCTTCGTCGACGACGTGCTGGAGAACCTCGAGAGCCAGGACCTCATCTGA
- a CDS encoding metal-dependent hydrolase has product MYALGHYGVALLVYAPVGFLLARTEPTLALVGGAGVLALSTVPDYDLRLPFVSHRGITHTLVFALAVSGALGAVGWRLGQGSYAPLGGPVESAAFAFGVGMVGLGSHVLGDVLTPAGVAVLWPLSDHEYTVSLTRADNTLANWGLFALGVLAAAAALTLAVRV; this is encoded by the coding sequence GTGTACGCGCTCGGCCACTACGGCGTCGCCCTGCTCGTCTACGCGCCCGTCGGCTTCCTGCTCGCGCGGACGGAGCCGACGCTCGCGCTCGTGGGGGGCGCGGGCGTGCTCGCGCTCTCGACGGTGCCGGACTACGACCTCAGACTCCCGTTCGTGAGCCACCGCGGCATCACCCACACGCTCGTGTTCGCGCTCGCCGTCTCGGGGGCGCTCGGGGCCGTCGGCTGGCGGCTCGGACAGGGGAGCTACGCGCCCCTCGGCGGCCCCGTCGAATCCGCGGCGTTCGCGTTCGGCGTCGGGATGGTGGGGCTCGGGTCGCACGTCCTCGGGGACGTCCTCACGCCCGCGGGCGTCGCGGTGCTGTGGCCGCTGTCGGACCACGAGTACACCGTCTCCCTGACGCGCGCGGACAACACGCTGGCGAACTGGGGGCTGTTCGCGCTCGGGGTGCTCGCGGCGGCCGCGGCGCTGACGCTCGCGGTGCGGGTATAA
- a CDS encoding peroxidase-related enzyme (This protein belongs to a clade of uncharacterized proteins related to peroxidases such as the alkylhydroperoxidase AhpD.), with translation MTEPMRRFETPDVEDLPEDIRERIAEETEQAGFTPNVFPAFAYKPSHFRAFFDYHDALVEDTSLERAEIEMLIVTVSGINDCLYCVVAHGALVRIYAKDPKLADQLATNHRSADLSDRHRAMLDFAELVTAEPGQVDDAAVQALKEAGFTDEQVWDVTSVVSYYNLSNRMASVADMRPNDEFYTLGREPRE, from the coding sequence ATGACCGAGCCGATGCGGCGCTTCGAGACGCCCGACGTGGAGGACCTGCCCGAGGACATCCGCGAGCGAATCGCCGAGGAGACGGAGCAGGCCGGCTTCACGCCGAACGTCTTCCCGGCGTTCGCCTACAAGCCGAGCCACTTCCGCGCCTTCTTCGACTACCACGACGCGCTGGTCGAGGACACCTCGCTCGAACGCGCCGAGATAGAGATGCTCATCGTCACGGTGTCGGGCATCAACGACTGCCTCTACTGCGTCGTCGCGCACGGCGCGCTCGTGCGCATCTACGCGAAGGACCCGAAGCTCGCCGACCAGCTGGCGACGAACCACCGGAGCGCCGACCTCTCCGACCGCCACCGCGCGATGCTCGACTTCGCCGAACTCGTCACCGCCGAGCCGGGACAGGTGGACGACGCGGCCGTGCAGGCGCTGAAGGAGGCCGGCTTCACCGACGAGCAGGTGTGGGACGTGACGAGCGTCGTCTCGTACTACAACCTCTCGAACCGGATGGCGTCGGTCGCGGACATGCGACCCAACGACGAGTTCTACACGCTGGGCCGGGAGCCGCGGGAGTAG
- a CDS encoding DUF4396 domain-containing protein, with amino-acid sequence MPPVETLQSLLTDPRLLAAWAVVVAASLAVVVYDIRANNVGIAPLMKFVWTLTVLYSGPLGLAVYYYSGRPSIPEDTVWRRGFRSVAHCYSGCGAGEVVGVVVAAGLLDLPTLSVAAVTFACAYLAGFALTVGPLVQEGEDLRTAVADAFYSETPSITVMEVTAIGTDIVVAGEAAITEPLFWSGLVFSLTVGLLVAYPLNVALVHVGVKGGMQDPREAAA; translated from the coding sequence ATGCCCCCCGTCGAGACGCTCCAGTCGCTGTTGACTGACCCGCGGCTGCTCGCCGCGTGGGCCGTGGTCGTCGCGGCCTCGCTCGCCGTCGTCGTCTACGACATCCGCGCGAACAACGTCGGCATCGCGCCGCTGATGAAGTTCGTCTGGACGCTCACCGTCCTCTACTCGGGGCCGCTCGGCCTCGCGGTCTACTACTACAGCGGGCGGCCGTCCATCCCCGAGGACACGGTGTGGCGACGGGGCTTCCGCTCCGTGGCGCACTGCTACTCCGGCTGTGGGGCGGGCGAGGTGGTCGGGGTCGTCGTCGCCGCCGGCCTGCTCGACCTGCCGACGCTCTCCGTCGCGGCGGTCACCTTCGCCTGCGCGTACCTCGCCGGCTTCGCGCTCACCGTCGGCCCGCTCGTACAGGAGGGCGAGGACCTGCGGACGGCCGTCGCGGACGCGTTCTACTCCGAGACGCCGTCGATTACCGTGATGGAGGTTACCGCCATCGGGACGGACATCGTCGTCGCGGGCGAGGCGGCCATCACGGAGCCGCTGTTCTGGTCCGGGCTGGTGTTCTCGCTCACGGTCGGTCTGCTCGTCGCCTACCCGCTGAACGTCGCGCTCGTCCACGTCGGCGTGAAGGGCGGCATGCAGGACCCGCGCGAGGCGGCCGCGTAG
- a CDS encoding AsnC family transcriptional regulator has product MRDLDETDLDILSMLTEDARRSYSSIGEAVGLSGPAVSDRVTRLRETGVIDRFTVDVNREAVEAGVPVFVRVDPGRDGTEAVRDRVAAEEAVEHLFVTADGGVWFAGRTDARDARGWVESLLSDAPDADYTVTLLDEVAWSPTFDGTGFALSCAECGNTVDAEGESVRLGDDAYHFCCSSCRSRFEERYRELESGA; this is encoded by the coding sequence ATGCGAGACCTCGACGAGACGGACCTCGACATCCTCTCGATGCTGACGGAGGACGCGCGCCGCTCGTACAGCAGTATCGGCGAGGCCGTCGGCCTCTCCGGGCCGGCCGTCTCCGACCGCGTGACCCGGCTGCGCGAGACAGGCGTCATCGACCGCTTCACGGTGGACGTGAACCGGGAGGCCGTCGAGGCCGGCGTCCCGGTCTTCGTCCGGGTGGACCCCGGCCGCGACGGCACCGAGGCGGTCCGCGATCGCGTCGCCGCCGAGGAAGCCGTCGAACACCTGTTCGTCACGGCCGACGGCGGCGTCTGGTTCGCCGGGCGCACCGACGCCCGCGACGCCCGCGGGTGGGTCGAGTCGCTGCTTTCGGACGCGCCCGACGCCGACTACACCGTCACCCTGCTCGACGAGGTCGCGTGGTCGCCGACCTTCGACGGCACCGGGTTCGCGCTGTCGTGTGCCGAGTGCGGCAACACCGTGGACGCGGAGGGCGAGTCCGTCCGCCTCGGCGACGACGCCTACCACTTCTGCTGTTCCTCCTGTCGCTCCCGGTTCGAGGAGCGCTACCGGGAGTTGGAGTCCGGCGCGTAG